A portion of the Triticum dicoccoides isolate Atlit2015 ecotype Zavitan unplaced genomic scaffold, WEW_v2.0 scaffold244365, whole genome shotgun sequence genome contains these proteins:
- the LOC119345504 gene encoding cytochrome P450 710A2-like, which yields SLCWAVAALASHPDVLARVRAEVSAVWSPESGEPITGEKIQQMKYTHAVAREVVRYRPPAALVPHIAAEPFQLTEWYTVPKGAIVFPSVYESSFQGFAAADEFDPDRFFSEERREDAVCKRNFLAFGAGAHQCMGQRYALNHLALFMALFVSVVDFKRDWTEGCDELVYAPAVMPRDGCAVYLQQRCSSF from the coding sequence TCGCTCTGCTGGGCTGTCGCCGCCCTGGCGTCCCACCCAGACGTCCTCGCCCGCGTGCGCGCCGAGGTGTCCGCGGTCTGGTCGCCCGAGTCCGGGGAGCCCATCACCGGCGAGAAGATCCAGCAAATGAAGTACACCCATGCGGTCGCGCGCGAGGTGGTCCGCTACCGTCCTCCGGCGGCGCTGGTGCCGCACATTGCCGCGGAGCCGTTCCAGCTGACGGAGTGGTACACGGTGCCGAAAGGCGCCATCGTGTTCCCGTCGGTGTACGAGTCGTCGTTCCAGGGGTTCGCCGCGGCGGACGAGTTCGACCCGGATCGCTTCTTCTCGGAGGAGCGCAGGGAGGACGCGGTGTGCAAGCGCAACTTCCTGGCCTTCGGCGCTGGCGCGCACCAGTGCATGGGGCAGCGGTACGCCCTCAACCACCTCGCGCTTTTCATGGCGCTCTTCGTGTCCGTCGTCGACTTCAAGCGGGACTGGACGGAGGGATGCGACGAGCTGGTGTACGCGCCGGCCGTCATGCCTAGGGATGGCTGCGCCGTCTACCTCCAGCAGCGTTGCTCTTCGTTCTGA